A genomic stretch from Mesoplodon densirostris isolate mMesDen1 chromosome 3, mMesDen1 primary haplotype, whole genome shotgun sequence includes:
- the HOOK2 gene encoding protein Hook homolog 2 isoform X6 — protein sequence MSVDKAELCGSLLTWLQTFHVPPPCTSPQELSSGLAVAYVLNQIDPSWFNEAWLQGISDDPGPNRRLKVNNLKTILQSLVEYSQDVLGHPILEQHLPDVSLIGEFSDPEELGKLLQLVLGCAISCEKKQEHIQRIMTLEESVQHVVMEAIQELMTKDTSDSLSPETYGNFDSQSRRYYFLSEEADEGDELRQRCLDLERQLVLLSEEKQSLVQENEVLRERVGRSEGEGTTGLTSKKLLLLQSQLEQLQEENFRLESGREDERVRCAELEREVAELQQRNQELTSLAQEAQALKDEMDELRQSSERAGQLEATLSSCRRRLGELRELRRQVRQLEERNAGHAERTRQLEEELRRAGSLRAQLEAQRRQVQELQGQRQEEAMKAEKWLFECRNLEEKYELVSKEKERLLAERDSLREANEELRCAQMQPRGLTQADPSLDPTSPAVENLAAEILPAELRETLLQLQLENKRLCQQEAADRERQEELQRHLEDANRARHGLEMQHRLNQQQLSELRAQVEDLQKALQEQGGKTEDSTLLKRKLEEHLSAKDAMKLRSTRNAESYFLTEDGYLEALGLTSPVEFWSRRPGL from the exons ATGAGCGTGGACAAGGCCGAGCTATGCGGGTCTCTGCTCACCTGG TTGCAGACGTTCCATGTCCCGCCCCCCTGTACCAGCCCGCAGGAACTGAGCAGTGGCCTCGCAGTAGCCTATGTGCTGAACCAGAT AGACCCTTCCTGGTTCAACGAGGCATGGCTCCAGGGCATCTCAGACGACCCAGGTCCCAACCGGAGGTTGAAG GTCAACAATCTGAAGACAATCTTACAGAGCCTGGTGGAGTACTCCCAGGAT GTCCTGGGGCATCCCATTTTGGAGCAGCACCTTCCAGATGTGAGCCTCATTGGCGAGTTCTCAGACCCAGAAGAGCTTGGCAAGCTGCTTCAGCTGGTGCTGGGCTGTGCTATCAGTTGCGAGAAGAAGCAGG AGCACATCCAGAGAATCATGACGCTAGAGGAATCAGTTCAGCATGTGGTGATGGAAGCCATCCAGGAG CTCATGACCAAAGACACCTCTGACTCCCTGTCACCGGAAACATATGGGAACTTTGATAGCCAG TCCCGCAGGTACTACTTCCTGAGTGAGGAGGCTGATGAGGGTGATGAGCTGCGGCAGCGCTGTCTGGACCTGGAGCGGCAG CTGGTACTCCTGTCAGAGGAGAAGCAGAGCCTGGTTCAGGAAAATGAGGTGCTGAGGGAGCGGGTGGGCCGGTCCGAGGGTGAGGGCACCACCGGCCTCACCTCCaagaagctgctgctgctgcagtccCAGCTGGAGCAGCTGCAGGAAGAGAACTTCAG gcTGGAGAGCGGCAGGGAGGACGAGCGCGTGCGCTGTGCCGAGCTGGAACGGGAGGTCGCTGAGCTGCAGCAGCGGAACCAGGAGCTGACCAGCCTGGCCCAGGAGGCACAGGCCCTGAAGGATGAGATGGATGAACTTCG GCAGTCCTCAGAGCGCGCAGGGCAGCTGGAGGCCACGCTGAGCAGCTGCCGGCGCCGCCTGGGCGAGCTGCGGGAGCTGCGGCGGCAGGTGCGGCAGCTGGAGGAGCGCAACGCCGGCCACGCCGAGCGCACGCGGCAGCTGGAGGAAGAGCTGCGCCGGGCCGGCTCCCTGCGCGCCCAGCTAGAGGCGCAGCGGCGGCAG GTTCAGGAACTGCAGGGCCAGCGGCAGGAGGAGGCCATGAAGGCCGAGAAATGGCTATTCGAGTGCCGCAATCTGGAGGAAAAGTATGAGTTGGTGTCAAAGGAGAAGGAG CGGCTGCTGGCAGAGCGGGACTCCCTGCGGGAGGCCAATGAGGAGCTGCGCTGCGCCCAGATGCAGCCTCGTGGGCTGACCCAAGCTG ACCCCTCACTGGATCCCACCTCACCGGCTGTGGAAAACTTAGCAGCCGAGATCCTACCTGCGGAGCTCAG GGAGACGCTCCTGCAGCTTCAGCTGGAGAACAAGCGCCTGTGCCAGCAGGAGGCGGCCGACCGGGAACGGCAGGAGGAGCTGCAGCGCCACCTGGAGGACGCCAACCGCGCGCGCCACGGCCTGGAGATGCAGCACCG gctGAACCAGCAGCAGCTGTCGGAGCTGCGGGCCCAGGTGGAGGACCTGCAGAAGGCCCTGCAGGAGCAGGGGGGCAAGACCGAAGAC TCAACCCTGCTGAAGAGGAAGCTGGAGGAGCATCT TTCTGCCAAGGATGCAATGAAGCTAAGGTCGACCCGGAACGCAGAAAGTTATTTCCTTACAGAGGATGGATACCTGGAAGCATTAGGGCTTACTTCTCCTGTAGAATTCTGGTCCAGAAGGCCTGGCCTATAg
- the HOOK2 gene encoding protein Hook homolog 2 isoform X5 yields the protein MTLEESVQHVVMEAIQELMTKDTSDSLSPETYGNFDSQSRRYYFLSEEADEGDELRQRCLDLERQLVLLSEEKQSLVQENEVLRERVGRSEGEGTTGLTSKKLLLLQSQLEQLQEENFRLESGREDERVRCAELEREVAELQQRNQELTSLAQEAQALKDEMDELRQSSERAGQLEATLSSCRRRLGELRELRRQVRQLEERNAGHAERTRQLEEELRRAGSLRAQLEAQRRQVQELQGQRQEEAMKAEKWLFECRNLEEKYELVSKEKERLLAERDSLREANEELRCAQMQPRGLTQADPSLDPTSPAVENLAAEILPAELRETLLQLQLENKRLCQQEAADRERQEELQRHLEDANRARHGLEMQHRLNQQQLSELRAQVEDLQKALQEQGGKTEDSTLLKRKLEEHLQKLHEADLELQRKREYIEELEPPADSSTARRIEELQHNLQKKDADLRAMEERYRRYVDKARTVIQTLEPKQRPPGGAPPELHTLRTQLRERDVRIRHLEVGVLIPSHCPQHIQVLDCCLLSRWTLRRVEVRESRKKSCSSVPGIIWAWLCSSEPGKSGHLPMPSHSWHSSGWPPMLAADPWDAWHP from the exons ATGACGCTAGAGGAATCAGTTCAGCATGTGGTGATGGAAGCCATCCAGGAG CTCATGACCAAAGACACCTCTGACTCCCTGTCACCGGAAACATATGGGAACTTTGATAGCCAG TCCCGCAGGTACTACTTCCTGAGTGAGGAGGCTGATGAGGGTGATGAGCTGCGGCAGCGCTGTCTGGACCTGGAGCGGCAG CTGGTACTCCTGTCAGAGGAGAAGCAGAGCCTGGTTCAGGAAAATGAGGTGCTGAGGGAGCGGGTGGGCCGGTCCGAGGGTGAGGGCACCACCGGCCTCACCTCCaagaagctgctgctgctgcagtccCAGCTGGAGCAGCTGCAGGAAGAGAACTTCAG gcTGGAGAGCGGCAGGGAGGACGAGCGCGTGCGCTGTGCCGAGCTGGAACGGGAGGTCGCTGAGCTGCAGCAGCGGAACCAGGAGCTGACCAGCCTGGCCCAGGAGGCACAGGCCCTGAAGGATGAGATGGATGAACTTCG GCAGTCCTCAGAGCGCGCAGGGCAGCTGGAGGCCACGCTGAGCAGCTGCCGGCGCCGCCTGGGCGAGCTGCGGGAGCTGCGGCGGCAGGTGCGGCAGCTGGAGGAGCGCAACGCCGGCCACGCCGAGCGCACGCGGCAGCTGGAGGAAGAGCTGCGCCGGGCCGGCTCCCTGCGCGCCCAGCTAGAGGCGCAGCGGCGGCAG GTTCAGGAACTGCAGGGCCAGCGGCAGGAGGAGGCCATGAAGGCCGAGAAATGGCTATTCGAGTGCCGCAATCTGGAGGAAAAGTATGAGTTGGTGTCAAAGGAGAAGGAG CGGCTGCTGGCAGAGCGGGACTCCCTGCGGGAGGCCAATGAGGAGCTGCGCTGCGCCCAGATGCAGCCTCGTGGGCTGACCCAAGCTG ACCCCTCACTGGATCCCACCTCACCGGCTGTGGAAAACTTAGCAGCCGAGATCCTACCTGCGGAGCTCAG GGAGACGCTCCTGCAGCTTCAGCTGGAGAACAAGCGCCTGTGCCAGCAGGAGGCGGCCGACCGGGAACGGCAGGAGGAGCTGCAGCGCCACCTGGAGGACGCCAACCGCGCGCGCCACGGCCTGGAGATGCAGCACCG gctGAACCAGCAGCAGCTGTCGGAGCTGCGGGCCCAGGTGGAGGACCTGCAGAAGGCCCTGCAGGAGCAGGGGGGCAAGACCGAAGAC TCAACCCTGCTGAAGAGGAAGCTGGAGGAGCATCT GCAGAAGCTGCATGAGGCAGATCTGGAGCTGCAGCGGAAGCGCGAGTACATCGAGGAGCTAGAGCCCCCTGCCGATAGCAGCA CAGCCCGGCGTATCGAGGAGCTGCAACACAACCTGCAGAAGAAGGACGCGGACTTGAGGGCCATGGAGGAGCGGTACCGCCGCTATGTGGACAAGGCGCGCACA GTCATACAGACCCTGGAACCCAAGCAGCGGCCACCTGGGGGGGCTCCTCCGGAACTCCACACCCTGAGGACACAGCTCCGGGAGCGGGATGTCCGCATCCGGCACCTGGAGGTGGGTGTCCTTATCCCTTCTCACTGTCCCCAGCATATCCAGGTCCTTGACTGTTGCCTCCTTAGCAGATGGACTTTGAGAAGAGTCGAAGTCAGAGAGAGCAggaagaaaagctgctcatcagTGCCTGGTATAATATG GGCATGGCTCTGCAGCAGCGAGCCGGGGAAGAGCGGGCACCTGCCCATGCCCAGTCATTCCTGGCACAGCAGCGGCTGGCCACCAATGCTCGCCGCGGACCCCTGGGACGCCTGGCACCCCTGA